In the genome of Limnobaculum zhutongyuii, one region contains:
- the dcuC gene encoding C4-dicarboxylate transporter DcuC, giving the protein MGLTISLVVIGWVAWMIARKGYATAVLLIAGVFLLGTSVMLDLGPGLTLKKSTGSGFFDIFQVVQNIMSSNLGGLGLAIMAMGGFSRYMDTLNAGQALYAVVGGPLKYIKSPYLLACMGFVVSQIIGMAIPSASGLALMLMVTLYPVMIRAGVSRLTAVAIIGSSRFFDLGPGSANCLLAAKISGIEWAEYFLSWQMMIYFPLLATMLVSHYFVQRFWERREGPDPEDLILQARFRQEQEGQVAQVPKIYALLPIVPLVILLLFNPVVLGQFGIDIKVGVPSAIVLSTLVAMLFEFIRNRNTLEVLNGMKSFFEGLGKQLTIVVALIIAGQVFGEGLIAIGAVESLITGVEGAGLGAGFMIILMSLIIGAVAFLMGSGNAPFFSFASLIPAIAAKMGVPSAAMLLPLQTMTGFGRTLSPVTGAIVAVAGIAGVSPFQIVKRNAIQLILCMLVNFILTFTVVLP; this is encoded by the coding sequence ATGGGATTAACAATATCACTTGTTGTTATCGGGTGGGTCGCCTGGATGATAGCAAGAAAAGGATATGCGACGGCGGTGCTGTTGATCGCCGGCGTGTTCTTGTTAGGAACATCAGTAATGCTCGATCTCGGCCCGGGATTAACGCTGAAAAAATCAACGGGTAGTGGTTTTTTTGATATTTTTCAGGTCGTTCAAAATATTATGTCCAGTAACCTCGGTGGGTTGGGGTTAGCCATTATGGCGATGGGGGGATTTTCTCGCTACATGGATACGCTGAATGCGGGTCAGGCGCTATATGCCGTTGTTGGTGGCCCGTTGAAGTATATCAAATCGCCTTATTTACTGGCATGTATGGGGTTTGTTGTTTCTCAAATCATCGGTATGGCTATCCCGAGTGCATCAGGATTAGCGTTGATGCTGATGGTGACGTTGTATCCCGTCATGATCCGCGCAGGCGTGTCTCGACTGACTGCGGTGGCTATCATTGGCTCTAGTCGATTCTTTGATTTAGGACCCGGATCGGCCAACTGTCTGCTGGCGGCCAAGATCTCAGGTATTGAGTGGGCGGAGTATTTCCTTAGCTGGCAAATGATGATCTACTTTCCCCTGTTGGCGACGATGCTGGTTTCTCACTACTTCGTACAGCGCTTCTGGGAACGTCGTGAAGGGCCAGACCCAGAGGATTTGATCTTGCAGGCGCGGTTTCGTCAGGAGCAGGAAGGGCAGGTGGCCCAAGTACCGAAGATTTACGCGCTGCTGCCGATCGTACCGCTGGTTATTCTGTTGCTTTTCAATCCAGTGGTGCTTGGTCAGTTCGGTATCGATATCAAAGTCGGTGTGCCTTCAGCGATTGTGCTCAGTACGCTGGTTGCCATGCTATTTGAGTTCATCCGTAACCGTAACACGCTTGAAGTGCTTAACGGCATGAAGTCTTTCTTTGAAGGTCTGGGAAAACAGTTGACCATCGTTGTGGCGCTGATTATTGCCGGTCAGGTGTTCGGTGAGGGGCTTATCGCTATCGGTGCTGTCGAATCACTGATTACGGGTGTAGAAGGTGCAGGACTGGGTGCTGGCTTTATGATTATTCTGATGAGTCTGATCATCGGTGCCGTTGCTTTCCTGATGGGTTCAGGTAATGCCCCATTCTTTTCATTTGCTTCGCTGATTCCCGCTATTGCCGCGAAAATGGGTGTGCCATCTGCCGCTATGTTGTTGCCACTGCAAACCATGACGGGTTTTGGTCGCACATTATCACCGGTAACCGGTGCGATTGTGGCTGTTGCTGGTATTGCCGGTGTTTCGCCGTTTCAAATTGTCAAACGCAACGCGATTCAGCTCATCTTATGTATGTTAGTCAATTTTATATTGACCTTTACTGTCGTGTTGCCTTGA
- a CDS encoding fumarate hydratase — MRELGITYEEVYDLLHQACTTISPDVLYLMRNAVEQESYPEAKVFLQTMIDNVAQATEKDKPVCQSPGYPTVWIRFGEAFDMDPLLSYLPKALTEATKAGLIRPSIVHPLTRHNPGDSTGEGVPNIELQHVSGQEYVEIIMSAKGCGAELGNVSKILTPATLGKNYSGLKRLVLDTVINAGGFPCPPSAIGIGLGGQMDVSAKLSREAISTRSWLDHNPDPLLDQLEQELLEDINQLGIGPAGIGGKTTTLAVKIAGAATHTAICPVTINFHCWVARRFGVRIYPDGKREMLFQVKE, encoded by the coding sequence ATGAGAGAGTTGGGCATTACCTATGAAGAGGTTTATGACCTCCTTCACCAAGCCTGTACCACGATTTCTCCTGATGTGCTCTACCTCATGAGAAATGCGGTGGAGCAAGAAAGCTACCCGGAAGCCAAAGTATTTTTACAAACGATGATAGATAACGTCGCTCAGGCAACTGAAAAAGATAAGCCTGTGTGTCAGTCTCCTGGCTACCCCACCGTTTGGATCCGTTTTGGTGAAGCATTCGATATGGATCCGTTATTAAGCTATCTGCCCAAGGCGTTAACCGAAGCGACCAAAGCAGGCTTAATTCGCCCCAGTATTGTTCATCCACTGACTCGTCATAATCCTGGCGACAGTACCGGTGAAGGGGTGCCAAATATTGAACTGCAACATGTATCTGGTCAGGAATATGTAGAAATCATCATGAGTGCCAAAGGATGCGGTGCCGAGCTGGGTAACGTATCAAAAATTTTGACGCCAGCGACGCTGGGTAAAAACTACAGTGGATTAAAACGACTGGTGTTGGATACGGTCATTAATGCCGGTGGATTCCCCTGCCCACCTTCCGCTATTGGTATTGGTCTCGGTGGACAAATGGATGTTAGCGCCAAACTGAGCCGCGAAGCAATTAGTACCCGTAGCTGGCTGGATCACAACCCCGACCCATTGCTGGATCAACTGGAACAAGAATTACTGGAAGATATCAACCAGCTGGGCATTGGCCCTGCGGGAATTGGTGGAAAAACAACAACGTTGGCAGTGAAAATAGCCGGTGCCGCCACTCACACCGCTATTTGCCCGGTCACTATCAATTTTCACTGCTGGGTCGCCCGTCGATTTGGCGTTCGTATTTACCCGGACGGCAAACGTGAAATGCTCTTTCAGGTGAAGGAATAA
- a CDS encoding alpha/beta fold hydrolase produces the protein MLAGLEQRKCKVNHIDISYRTTGQGPALLMLHGHPQTHMMWHKVAPALAQHFTIVTADLRGYGDSDKPVSPPGQSLYSKRLMAQDMRELMNQLGFSQFYVLAHDRGARVAHRLALDHADAVSGMVLLDIAPTLAMYRQTNEKFARAYWHWFTLIRPTPFPEKLIESDPLLYLHSVMGVRSAGMAPFTPQALAEYQRCLSLPGGAYGVCEDYRASAGIDLEHDQHDLDRGHHVTCPMLALWGQHGAIEQCFDALTEWKKVATNVQGKAMPSGHYIAEEVPELLTREVMDFFTSIR, from the coding sequence ATGTTGGCTGGATTAGAACAAAGAAAATGCAAAGTTAATCATATAGATATTAGTTATCGCACCACCGGTCAGGGGCCTGCATTGTTGATGCTTCATGGCCATCCCCAAACCCATATGATGTGGCATAAAGTGGCTCCGGCTCTGGCACAGCACTTTACCATTGTAACGGCCGATCTGCGTGGATACGGAGACAGCGATAAGCCGGTGTCTCCACCGGGTCAGAGCCTCTATTCCAAGCGCCTGATGGCTCAGGACATGCGTGAACTGATGAATCAACTGGGGTTCTCACAATTCTATGTGCTGGCACATGACAGAGGTGCGCGTGTAGCCCACCGTCTGGCACTGGATCACGCAGATGCGGTATCAGGAATGGTTCTGCTGGATATTGCCCCAACGCTGGCCATGTACCGCCAAACCAATGAAAAATTTGCCCGCGCCTATTGGCACTGGTTTACGCTGATTCGCCCTACCCCTTTCCCGGAAAAATTAATCGAAAGCGATCCCTTACTTTATCTGCACAGCGTAATGGGGGTTCGCAGCGCGGGTATGGCGCCATTTACCCCACAAGCACTGGCTGAATATCAACGCTGCCTGAGCCTTCCCGGTGGGGCCTACGGCGTTTGTGAAGACTATCGGGCCAGCGCCGGTATCGATCTGGAGCACGACCAGCACGATCTGGATCGAGGGCACCACGTTACCTGTCCGATGCTGGCACTGTGGGGACAACATGGCGCAATAGAGCAATGTTTTGATGCGCTGACGGAATGGAAGAAAGTCGCCACCAATGTTCAGGGAAAAGCCATGCCATCCGGCCATTATATAGCTGAAGAGGTGCCTGAGCTGCTCACCAGAGAAGTAATGGATTTTTTTACCTCCATTCGCTAA
- the ykgO gene encoding type B 50S ribosomal protein L36 → MQVLSSLRSAKQRHPDCKVVRRRGKIYVICKTNPRFKAVQGGKKKR, encoded by the coding sequence ATGCAGGTATTAAGTTCTCTACGTTCCGCCAAACAGCGCCACCCGGACTGTAAAGTGGTGCGCCGCCGGGGCAAGATTTACGTAATATGCAAAACCAATCCACGATTTAAAGCGGTACAGGGTGGAAAGAAAAAGCGTTAA
- a CDS encoding FumA C-terminus/TtdB family hydratase beta subunit, which produces MAIYELTIPLQDTDIEQLNVGDAVYLTGTVCTARDMAHLNMRELVDNHHPLPENLQGGVIFHAGPVMVKDAQDHWQLRVIGPTTSIRMEPHAEFIGQQGIKLIIGKGGMAEGSLAAFKKHKQAYLQAAPGCAVVLAEGVSKVKAVHWLENGMPEAMWVMETERFGPFIVTMDCKGNSRYDTVKAHAKEKADAIMKEKS; this is translated from the coding sequence ATGGCCATTTATGAACTAACCATACCCTTACAAGATACTGACATTGAGCAGCTTAATGTTGGTGATGCAGTGTACCTGACCGGCACTGTTTGTACCGCCAGAGATATGGCCCATCTTAACATGCGTGAACTGGTTGATAATCACCATCCGCTGCCAGAAAACCTTCAGGGCGGAGTTATCTTTCACGCAGGGCCGGTGATGGTGAAAGATGCACAAGACCATTGGCAGCTTCGGGTCATTGGTCCCACAACCTCAATTCGCATGGAGCCTCACGCTGAGTTTATCGGTCAGCAGGGTATTAAACTGATTATCGGTAAAGGTGGAATGGCAGAAGGTAGCTTAGCGGCCTTTAAAAAACACAAACAGGCGTATTTACAAGCCGCTCCTGGTTGTGCCGTCGTGCTGGCCGAAGGCGTCAGCAAGGTTAAAGCCGTTCATTGGCTGGAAAATGGAATGCCGGAAGCGATGTGGGTCATGGAGACTGAGCGTTTCGGGCCATTTATCGTCACGATGGACTGTAAAGGCAACAGCCGTTATGACACAGTGAAGGCTCACGCTAAAGAAAAAGCGGACGCCATCATGAAAGAAAAAAGCTAA
- a CDS encoding MmgE/PrpD family protein, translating into MGKDVQKKLADFIVDCRDESIAERLMTDMKYRVIDWLGCAVAGVHYPQSDIARRVFTGSGGLEEATVIGTGARYPAAMAAMVNGVIGHVSELDDGHRKAIGHPGSVTLPVALALGESLNVSGQAFLKALIIGYDVYIRLGQTVNPSHYAYWHTTGTCGTFAATATAASLMQLTPEQTCNALGISATLASGLVASFGSHAKALNVGHACQNGVYAALLAKEGFTGSPSAMMGEKGYVMATSDADSLAYFDRLSASELLSDTAFYKVYASCGHTNSPLDAIFSLMKEYAPDVKKIIGIKVETYRISVSLTAALKVKNEDEAKFSLPYCMAVAMLFGQVSLAEFQPEVLQAPDVLELAKKIEVVESELATARFPKRQAHVTVFMEDGQVYQCEVMDSTDVADFAMLEKKFLNLTHNVDRQASEEVLAFIKHMDQSAEIVPLLSYLRKI; encoded by the coding sequence ATGGGAAAAGATGTTCAGAAAAAATTAGCCGATTTTATTGTTGATTGTCGTGACGAATCGATAGCAGAGCGGCTGATGACGGACATGAAGTATCGAGTAATTGACTGGCTGGGTTGTGCGGTGGCAGGAGTGCACTATCCGCAATCCGACATCGCTCGTCGTGTTTTTACGGGTTCTGGCGGATTGGAAGAGGCGACGGTTATCGGCACTGGAGCGCGTTATCCCGCAGCGATGGCGGCGATGGTAAACGGTGTCATTGGTCATGTATCTGAACTGGATGATGGTCATCGTAAGGCGATAGGTCATCCGGGTTCAGTAACCTTACCCGTTGCGTTGGCATTAGGTGAATCACTGAATGTCAGCGGCCAGGCGTTTCTGAAAGCGCTGATTATTGGCTACGATGTTTATATTCGCCTGGGGCAGACAGTCAATCCTTCACATTATGCTTATTGGCACACCACGGGTACCTGCGGGACCTTTGCGGCTACCGCCACGGCGGCATCATTAATGCAGCTCACGCCAGAGCAAACCTGTAACGCGTTGGGTATCTCAGCAACGTTAGCCAGTGGATTGGTGGCATCATTTGGTTCACACGCCAAAGCGTTAAATGTGGGACATGCCTGCCAAAATGGTGTTTATGCTGCGCTGTTGGCGAAAGAAGGATTTACCGGATCACCGTCGGCAATGATGGGAGAAAAAGGATATGTAATGGCGACCAGCGATGCGGACTCTTTAGCCTACTTTGATCGCCTCTCTGCGTCAGAACTGCTGTCCGATACGGCATTTTATAAGGTCTACGCGTCCTGTGGTCACACGAACTCGCCGTTGGACGCCATATTTAGCCTGATGAAAGAATATGCGCCCGATGTGAAAAAAATAATCGGTATTAAGGTAGAAACTTACCGTATTTCAGTATCCCTGACGGCGGCGCTGAAAGTGAAAAATGAGGATGAAGCCAAGTTTTCGCTACCATACTGTATGGCGGTAGCCATGCTGTTTGGTCAGGTCTCGTTAGCCGAATTCCAACCCGAAGTATTACAAGCCCCGGATGTGCTGGAATTGGCGAAAAAAATTGAGGTTGTTGAATCTGAGCTGGCGACGGCACGCTTCCCTAAACGACAGGCGCATGTCACTGTCTTTATGGAGGATGGGCAAGTCTATCAATGCGAAGTCATGGACTCCACTGATGTTGCGGATTTCGCAATGTTGGAGAAAAAGTTTCTCAACTTGACGCATAACGTAGATCGGCAGGCGTCGGAAGAGGTGCTGGCGTTCATTAAACACATGGACCAAAGCGCGGAAATTGTACCGCTGTTGAGTTATTTGAGAAAAATTTAA
- the leuD gene encoding 3-isopropylmalate dehydratase small subunit, translated as MQTFTVVTGKVAPMMDANIDTDVIMPKQFLKGIDRQNLDRGLFFDLRLLSDGQPNPEFILNRPPWRDSAFMVVGPNFGCGSSREHAVWGLQQTGIRALIGTSFAGIFADNCQRNGVLLICLTPEQVAEVAAVAAQPHHNTVSIDLSLQQIQLDDGRTIGFQLDERNRQALMKGLDAIGVTMEYEGEIREFEEQYRERNLWVQIPRPEN; from the coding sequence ATGCAAACGTTCACAGTGGTTACAGGGAAAGTGGCACCGATGATGGATGCCAATATCGATACCGATGTCATTATGCCAAAGCAGTTTTTAAAAGGCATCGATCGTCAAAATCTGGATCGTGGCCTGTTTTTCGATCTGCGCCTGCTATCAGACGGTCAACCCAATCCTGAGTTCATTCTTAACCGTCCGCCGTGGCGCGACAGCGCATTTATGGTGGTTGGCCCTAACTTTGGCTGTGGTTCCAGCCGTGAGCATGCGGTGTGGGGCTTACAGCAAACCGGCATTCGCGCCCTGATTGGCACCTCATTTGCCGGAATCTTTGCGGATAACTGCCAGCGCAACGGCGTATTACTGATTTGCCTGACGCCCGAACAGGTTGCAGAAGTGGCCGCCGTCGCCGCTCAGCCGCATCACAACACCGTCAGCATTGATTTATCGCTACAGCAAATTCAGTTGGACGATGGACGCACTATTGGCTTTCAACTGGATGAACGCAACAGACAGGCACTCATGAAAGGATTGGATGCCATTGGGGTAACAATGGAATATGAGGGAGAAATCAGGGAGTTCGAAGAACAATACAGGGAAAGAAATCTTTGGGTGCAAATACCCCGCCCTGAAAATTAG
- the leuC gene encoding 3-isopropylmalate dehydratase large subunit, with protein sequence MACAKTLYRKLIDSHTVRELDDQGNVLLYIDRSILNEYTSPQAFSGLREKNRKAWRPESVLLNVDHVNPTRPVRDNKMTDPGGQLQVDYFRENSRDFGIELFDVLDTRQGIEHVVAPEQGFILPGMVIAAGDSHTTTYGALGAFGFGIGTSEIEHFLATQTLVYKRLKTMRVKVIGKLGSSVTAKDIIMLLIQKIGASGATGFAIEFTGPVITQLSVEGRMTICNMAVEAGARGAFMAPDEKVYHYLQDKPRAPKGEMWELALQSWQNLSTDEGAEFDREVELNCDTLEPMVTWGISPDQADNISGKLPDPVNEKDPQKRLAQEKALAYMALKPGMRLTDIQISHAFIGSCTNGRIEDLRLAAEVLKGKKIASHVRGMIIPGSTLVRQQAEQEGLAKIFIDAGFEWRQSGCSMCLAMNEDVLEPGDRCASSTNRNFAGRQGAGSRTHLMSPAMVAAAAIAGHLTDVRSINGGEQ encoded by the coding sequence ATGGCTTGTGCAAAAACCTTATATCGAAAACTGATTGATTCCCATACCGTCCGTGAGCTGGACGATCAGGGCAATGTGCTGCTGTATATTGACCGTTCCATACTGAATGAATACACCAGTCCGCAGGCATTCAGCGGACTAAGAGAGAAAAACCGCAAGGCATGGCGACCTGAAAGCGTCTTGCTGAATGTAGACCACGTAAACCCTACCCGCCCGGTGCGCGATAACAAAATGACCGATCCCGGCGGTCAGTTACAGGTGGACTATTTTCGCGAAAACAGTCGCGATTTTGGTATCGAACTGTTTGATGTTTTAGATACCCGTCAGGGTATCGAGCATGTGGTCGCCCCCGAACAGGGATTTATATTGCCGGGTATGGTGATCGCTGCCGGAGACAGCCACACCACCACCTACGGAGCCCTTGGCGCCTTTGGCTTTGGTATCGGTACTTCTGAGATTGAACATTTTCTGGCAACCCAAACGTTGGTTTACAAACGTCTGAAAACCATGCGGGTTAAGGTTATCGGTAAACTCGGTTCGTCAGTCACCGCCAAAGATATCATTATGTTACTGATTCAGAAGATTGGGGCTTCCGGCGCTACCGGTTTTGCCATCGAATTTACCGGCCCGGTGATTACTCAACTCAGCGTTGAAGGTCGAATGACCATCTGTAATATGGCGGTGGAAGCCGGTGCTCGCGGGGCCTTTATGGCGCCGGATGAAAAGGTGTATCACTATTTGCAGGATAAGCCCCGCGCGCCAAAAGGCGAAATGTGGGAGCTGGCGCTGCAATCATGGCAAAACTTATCTACCGATGAGGGAGCAGAATTCGACCGGGAAGTAGAACTGAATTGCGATACCCTCGAACCTATGGTGACCTGGGGTATCAGCCCGGATCAGGCCGATAATATCAGCGGCAAACTGCCCGACCCTGTAAACGAAAAAGATCCTCAGAAGCGTCTGGCACAGGAAAAAGCCCTGGCCTATATGGCGCTGAAACCCGGTATGCGTTTAACCGATATTCAAATTTCTCACGCCTTTATTGGTTCCTGCACTAACGGGAGAATTGAAGACCTGCGTCTGGCGGCAGAAGTGCTGAAAGGTAAGAAAATCGCTTCACACGTCAGAGGGATGATAATTCCCGGCTCAACCCTGGTACGGCAGCAGGCGGAGCAGGAAGGCCTGGCGAAGATCTTTATCGATGCAGGATTTGAGTGGCGTCAGTCCGGCTGTTCCATGTGTCTGGCAATGAATGAAGACGTACTGGAACCCGGCGATCGCTGTGCCTCCAGTACCAACCGTAACTTTGCCGGTCGGCAGGGTGCCGGCTCCCGTACCCATTTAATGAGCCCGGCTATGGTCGCCGCGGCAGCTATCGCCGGGCATCTGACGGATGTGCGCTCAATCAACGGTGGAGAACAATAA
- a CDS encoding GntR family transcriptional regulator — translation MKTKAKTIYFDLKHRILSGELKADTRLVIHQLAGMYDSSDIPVREALKELAAEDLIEMSPHKGSRVKRLSVKEMQDMLEIRKTLEPLAARLAAENSTPELVDELEKVYEKSVHMAQEHNYTDYSNANREFHQLIVEASDNTYLKKLLSELLSNERRTKTIFDLFPDVVDMSLQEHREMIQLIAEKKGKEMAELMLKHKSRSYDKLNNYFSNLLKEQDNDQP, via the coding sequence ATGAAAACAAAAGCGAAGACGATCTACTTTGATCTAAAACATCGGATTCTGTCAGGTGAGCTGAAGGCAGATACCCGTCTGGTTATTCACCAACTGGCAGGTATGTATGACAGCAGTGATATTCCTGTTCGCGAAGCGTTAAAGGAATTGGCCGCTGAAGATCTGATTGAAATGAGTCCTCATAAGGGGTCTCGGGTGAAGAGGCTTTCCGTTAAGGAAATGCAGGATATGTTGGAAATCCGCAAAACCCTTGAGCCTCTGGCCGCCAGACTGGCCGCAGAAAATTCGACGCCAGAGTTAGTTGATGAGCTCGAGAAAGTATATGAGAAAAGCGTACATATGGCGCAGGAACATAATTACACCGATTACTCTAATGCTAACCGTGAGTTTCACCAACTGATCGTTGAAGCAAGCGATAATACTTATTTAAAAAAGCTACTGAGTGAGCTTTTGAGCAATGAGCGACGTACTAAGACCATCTTCGATCTGTTCCCTGACGTTGTTGACATGTCATTACAAGAGCATCGGGAGATGATTCAGCTGATTGCGGAAAAGAAAGGAAAAGAGATGGCAGAGCTGATGCTTAAACACAAGAGCCGCTCTTACGATAAACTTAACAATTATTTTTCTAATCTGCTTAAAGAGCAAGATAACGACCAGCCATAA